TTTCTCGAACGGTTCATCTGGTTTGACCAGAAAGTCCGCAGCAGCCGCTGGCCCAATGCCGGCAGCCTTGCCGCGCGTTTCGAAACCTCCGTCAAGACAGCGCAACGCTCCATAAGCTACTTCCGCGACCGCCTGCATGCTCCTCTTGAATACGACCAATCACGCAAAGGCTACTACTATACCGATCCGGCCTTTCAACTGCCGGTAGCCCGGTTGAGCCAGGCTGAACTGCTGGCCCTGCTGATTTCCAGAAAGCTGATTACCGAGGCCTCAGCAGGCACCTTGGGGGATGAGTTGGGTAATATCTCTTCCCGGCTGGGCATGCTGCTGGCCGCCAGGCTGCCGGGGCGGGCCAACCCGGAAGAGGCCTTCAGCTTCCGCTGGAAAGGGATCAACCCCACCGACCCGGTTGTCTTCCAGAATGTCACCACCGCCCTGCTTCAGGGCACACTGCTTTCCTTCTGCTACTACTCCCCCACCTCGTCAGCCTGCACCATGCGCACGGTTGAACCGCACCACATGGTCAACTACCTGGGCACCTGGCACCTGATCGCCTTCTGCCGTCTGCGTAACGACTGGCGGGATTTCGTGCTGGGCAGAATAACCCTCTGCACGGTCGGCCACGACAGTTTTGACCTGCGGCCCCATGACCAGTGGCAGCCGTTTCTGGCCAACACTTTCGGTATCTTCCAGAACCGCAAGAGCTTCAACGTCAAGCTCAAGTTCTCGCCGGAGCGCAGCCGGTGGGTCAGGAGCGAACTCTGGCATGAGGGGCAGACGGAAGAACTGCTGGAAGACGGCAGCCTGATCCTGACCATCCCGGCCTCCCATGAGGTTGAGATCATGATGGAGATACTGAAGCATGGCAGCCATGTGGAGGTGCTGGAGCCGGAGTGGCTGCGAGGAAAGGTGGCGGATGAGATAGCTGCCGCCAACTGCAGATACAAGCACTAACTTCTTTACTTTCAGACGTAACGCTATTTATAGTACGCATTATGCGCAACAGATATGACAATGGCTCATAGCTATGAAAAGTTCAATCAGGCTCTCCGCCTGTTAAACGCTCGCCTGGAGTTGACCGGTGCGCCCAGCTTCAATCTGGTGATCTGTGGCGGAACTGCGTTGGCCGCTACCGGTTTGGTTCCCAGGACGACCACGGATGTTGATATCGTGGCGCTTCTGGATGATGAGGGCGAACTGCTTGACCCGGCGCCGCTGCCACAGGCGCTTGTCCGGGAAGCGAACGAAGTGGCGCTTGACCTGGGCCTGCCGAAGGATTGGCTGAATAACGGACCGAGCAGCGGCGATGGCGGTCTCTTCCGGATGGGGCTGCCGGAGGGGTTTGTCGAACGTCTGACCTGCGAGACTATCGGGAAAAAACTGACGGTTGGCTTTATCAGCCGTTATGACCAGATCCATTTCAAGCTGTATGCAGCGGTAGACCAACCCGGCAGCTATCATGCAGCAGACCTGCTGGAACTGAGGCCGACGGACCAGGAACTGCTGGCCGCTGCCGGCTGGACCCGGTCCCACGATCCGTCGGATGGCTATCTGCAAGGGCTTCAGTGGTTTCTGAAGGAGTTTGGCTATGAACATCTCATTGCCGGAGTTTAAAATAACTGTTC
The window above is part of the Trichlorobacter ammonificans genome. Proteins encoded here:
- a CDS encoding helix-turn-helix transcriptional regulator is translated as MGDQLFLERFIWFDQKVRSSRWPNAGSLAARFETSVKTAQRSISYFRDRLHAPLEYDQSRKGYYYTDPAFQLPVARLSQAELLALLISRKLITEASAGTLGDELGNISSRLGMLLAARLPGRANPEEAFSFRWKGINPTDPVVFQNVTTALLQGTLLSFCYYSPTSSACTMRTVEPHHMVNYLGTWHLIAFCRLRNDWRDFVLGRITLCTVGHDSFDLRPHDQWQPFLANTFGIFQNRKSFNVKLKFSPERSRWVRSELWHEGQTEELLEDGSLILTIPASHEVEIMMEILKHGSHVEVLEPEWLRGKVADEIAAANCRYKH